One genomic window of Cygnus olor isolate bCygOlo1 chromosome 3, bCygOlo1.pri.v2, whole genome shotgun sequence includes the following:
- the LOC121068776 gene encoding 24-hydroxycholesterol 7-alpha-hydroxylase isoform X2, producing the protein MMKGKMGPSNLQKFTGTLCRELHEHMGHLGTKGAGDLNDLVRHVMYPAVVNTLFGKGICPTSQSELKEFEEHFQKYDEDFEYASQMPECFLRNWSKSKKWLLKLFEKVVSDAERTNPSETTSKTLLQHLLDNLQGKHLAPNYGLLMLWASQANAVPIAFWTLVFILSYPSIYKKIMEDLTSVFGKAGKDKIEVSEEDLKNLPFIKWCALEAIRLRSPGAITKKVVNPIRIQNFTVPAGDMLMLSPYWLHRNPKYFPDPEMFKPDRWKEANLEKNAFLDSFVAFGGGKHQCPGRWFAIMEIQLFVVLFLYKYEFALLDAVPKESPLHLVGTQQPLAPFRVQYKCRA; encoded by the exons ATGATGAAGGGAAAAATGGGTCCTTCTAATCTGCAAAAGTTCACGGGCACCTTGTGTAGGGAACTGCATGAGCACATGGGACACCTGGGCACCAAGGGCGCAGGCGACCTGAATGACCTGGTGAG GCACGTCATGTATCCAGCAGTGGTGAACACTTTGTTTGGGAAAGGCATCTGCCCGACAAGTCAGAGCGAACTCAAGGAgtttgaagaacattttcagaagtacgATGAGGACTTTGAATACGCTTCTCAGATGCCAGAGTGCTTCCTGAG GAACTGGTCTAAATCCAAAAAATGGCttctaaaattatttgagaAAGTAGTGTCAGATGCTGAAAGGACCAACCCTTCAGAGACCACATCCAAG ACTCTACTGCAGCATCTCCTGGATaatttacaaggaaaacatCTGGCTCCCAATTACGGTCTCCTAATGCTCTGGGCTTCCCAAGCAAATGCTGTCCCT ATCGCATTTTGGACCCTCGTTTTCATACTCTCTTATCCTTCCATTTACAAGAAAATCATGGAAGACCTGACTTCTGTTTTTGGCAAAGCAG GTAAAGATAAAATAGAAGTCTCTGAAGAAGACCTTAAGAACCTCCCTTTTATTAAATGGTGCGCTTTGGAAGCCATACGGCTGAGGTCTCCAGGTGCAATCACCAAGAAAGTCGTAAACCCAATAAGAATTCAG aaTTTCACCGTCCCTGCAGGTGATATGTTGATGCTGTCCCCGTATTGGCTGCACAGGAATCCAAAATACTTTCCTGACCCAGAAATGTTCAAACCT GATCGTTGGAAAGAGGCAAATTTAGAGAAGAATGCTTTCTTGGACAGCTTTGTGGCATTTGGAGGAGGGAAGCATCAGTGTCCAGGAAG GTGGTTTGCTATCATGGAAATCCAGTTGTTTGTTGTGCTGTTCCTATACAAATATGAATTTGCGCTTTTGGATGCGGTACCAAAGGAG AGCCCTTTACATTTGGTGGGGACACAGCAACCCCTGGCACCATTCCGGGTCCAGTATAAATGCCGGGCATGA